One Sandaracinaceae bacterium DNA window includes the following coding sequences:
- a CDS encoding serine/threonine-protein kinase: MSVRRSDTYLLDRGGQVLAGRYRVTELLGVGAMGSVWIAEQLALKRQVVVKFHEEGFVGNNSDVAYERFRREARTLASVQHRNVTELFEAGKTPEAEPYLIMERLRGRTLAARMRSERLLPVDDAFGIAAEIASGLEAVHAAGVLHRDIKPENIYLHDAGEEDGIIPKLIDFGLARPETGKRLTMGNKAVGTPGYMAPEQARGTKNLDGRVDLYALGVTLYEMLTGNLPSQGETMVDLMIWTATEEPIPITDYRPDLSGPLADVVMRCIAREIGSRYPDAKTMRRALEAAISIQRAAGVADTAPGDPDERGRRARAETEERSSIDPRRRATSPRPSEAPEELSDADLKSIRPPPIPRGILPPKKD; encoded by the coding sequence ATGTCCGTCCGGCGGAGCGACACCTACCTGCTGGACCGCGGGGGACAGGTCCTCGCGGGGCGCTACCGCGTCACGGAGCTGCTGGGTGTCGGGGCGATGGGCTCGGTGTGGATCGCCGAGCAGCTCGCGCTCAAGCGGCAGGTGGTCGTGAAGTTCCACGAGGAGGGCTTCGTCGGGAACAACTCCGACGTGGCCTACGAGCGCTTCCGGCGTGAGGCGCGGACGCTCGCGTCGGTCCAGCACCGGAACGTCACGGAGCTGTTCGAGGCCGGGAAGACGCCCGAAGCCGAGCCCTACCTGATCATGGAGCGACTCCGGGGGCGCACCCTCGCGGCCCGCATGCGCAGCGAGCGGCTCCTGCCCGTGGACGACGCGTTCGGGATCGCTGCCGAGATCGCGAGCGGGCTCGAGGCCGTGCACGCGGCGGGGGTCCTGCACCGCGACATCAAGCCCGAGAACATCTACCTCCACGACGCGGGCGAAGAAGACGGGATCATCCCGAAGCTCATCGACTTCGGTCTCGCGCGCCCCGAGACCGGCAAGCGCCTGACGATGGGCAACAAGGCGGTGGGGACGCCCGGGTACATGGCGCCGGAGCAGGCGCGTGGGACGAAGAACCTCGACGGGCGCGTCGACCTCTACGCGCTCGGCGTCACCCTCTACGAGATGTTGACCGGGAACCTGCCGTCGCAGGGGGAGACGATGGTCGACCTCATGATCTGGACGGCGACGGAAGAGCCGATCCCGATCACCGACTACCGGCCCGACCTGAGCGGGCCGCTCGCGGACGTCGTCATGAGGTGCATCGCGAGAGAGATCGGGTCGCGGTACCCCGACGCGAAGACGATGCGACGCGCGCTGGAGGCCGCGATCTCGATCCAGCGAGCCGCGGGCGTGGCGGACACCGCGCCGGGGGACCCGGACGAGCGAGGCCGGCGAGCGCGGGCGGAGACCGAGGAGCGCAGCTCGATCGATCCTCGCCGGCGCGCCACCAGCCCGCGTCCCAGCGAGGCTCCGGAGGAGCTGTCGGACGCCGATCTGAAGTCGATCAGACCGCCGCCGATTCCGCGCGGGATCCTGCCTCCGAAGAAGGACTGA
- a CDS encoding DEAD/DEAH box helicase, giving the protein MTFDDLGLSPPLLRALKKTGYEEPTPIQREAIPPALAGRDVLGCAQTGTGKTAAFGLPLLQRLDSIADDETALRALILTPTRELAAQIAESLTTYGKYLELWHTVIFGGVNEKPQIAELKRGVDTLVATPGRLLDLMNRGFVDLTDIEIFVLDEADRMLDMGFLPDVKRVIAKLPKKRQTLFFSATMPPPIRALTQELLHDPVSVAVAPVSSTADKVDQRIYFVDKADKRRLLVDLLREEQVEHTLVFTRTKHGANRVVKQLDQAGIRAAAIHGNKSQGARTRALDGFRTGDLNVLVATDIAARGIDVEGITHVINFDLPNVPETYVHRIGRTARAGASGIALSFCEQEERPYLVDIERLIGQHLDRVEQHHYPASQPPPPVTDLEARGGSNGGARRGGGGGGSRRGGGGGGGGRGGGGRRNNNRGRRGPRR; this is encoded by the coding sequence GTGACGTTCGACGATCTCGGGCTCAGCCCGCCTTTGCTCCGCGCGCTGAAGAAGACCGGCTACGAGGAGCCTACTCCGATTCAGCGCGAGGCGATTCCCCCCGCCCTCGCTGGCCGCGACGTGCTCGGCTGTGCCCAGACCGGCACCGGCAAGACCGCCGCGTTCGGCCTGCCGCTGCTGCAGCGGCTCGACTCCATCGCGGACGACGAGACCGCGCTGCGGGCGCTGATCCTCACGCCGACCCGCGAGCTCGCCGCGCAGATCGCCGAGAGCCTCACCACGTACGGCAAGTACCTCGAGCTCTGGCACACCGTGATCTTCGGTGGCGTGAACGAGAAGCCGCAGATCGCCGAGCTGAAGCGCGGCGTGGACACCCTCGTCGCCACCCCCGGCCGTCTGCTCGACTTGATGAACCGCGGGTTCGTGGACCTGACGGACATCGAGATCTTCGTGCTCGACGAGGCCGATCGCATGCTCGACATGGGCTTCCTGCCCGACGTGAAGCGCGTGATCGCGAAGCTCCCGAAGAAGCGTCAGACGCTCTTCTTCTCGGCGACGATGCCGCCGCCCATCCGCGCGCTCACGCAGGAGCTGCTGCACGACCCGGTCAGCGTCGCGGTCGCGCCCGTCTCGTCGACGGCGGACAAGGTCGACCAGCGCATCTACTTCGTCGACAAGGCGGACAAGCGCCGGCTGCTCGTCGACCTCCTGCGCGAAGAGCAGGTCGAGCACACGCTCGTGTTCACGCGCACCAAGCACGGCGCGAACCGCGTCGTGAAGCAGCTCGACCAGGCCGGCATCCGCGCCGCCGCCATCCACGGCAACAAGTCCCAGGGCGCCCGCACGCGCGCGCTCGACGGCTTCCGCACGGGCGACCTCAACGTGCTCGTCGCGACCGACATCGCGGCGCGCGGCATCGACGTCGAGGGCATCACGCACGTGATCAACTTCGATCTGCCCAACGTGCCCGAGACCTACGTGCACCGCATCGGCCGCACCGCGCGCGCCGGGGCGTCGGGCATCGCGCTCTCCTTCTGTGAGCAGGAGGAGCGCCCCTACCTCGTCGACATCGAGCGCCTGATCGGACAGCACCTCGACCGCGTCGAGCAGCACCACTACCCCGCGAGCCAGCCGCCCCCGCCGGTCACCGATCTCGAGGCGCGCGGCGGCTCGAACGGCGGCGCCCGACGCGGCGGCGGCGGCGGTGGATCGCGACGTGGCGGTGGAGGTGGCGGTGGCGGGCGTGGCGGCGGAGGTCGCCGGAACAATAACCGCGGTCGCCGCGGACCGCGTCGCTGA